The genomic window CTTTTCGGTGCCATTGCATATACCTTTTGCGCACAAATATCTTCCCATTTCGCTTCGAGATTTTCATAATCTTTCTTTATTGCTTCATATGATAGCGTTTCCGCATGTGTCCTTATTATCATTCCGCAAGGCTTGTCATGCATAGAGTAGGCCAGTTCCTTAAGGCGTCTGATTGATTTGGGATTATTCACCTTGTTTGAAAGGGCTATTCTATTCTTGTCGTCGTCGTAAAAAACAAGTCCATCCCCCTGAACGCTCAGCTTTCCTGTAAGTTTAGGGCCCTTGTCCCCTACTGCTTCCTTTTTTATCTGAACTGCAATTTCATCCCCCATTTTTAAAAGCTCTGAAATTCTGTCTTTTTCGTAACCGCCCTTAAGATCTTCCTTTTGAAGATATCCGTTTTTATCAATTCCAATATCTACAAACACCGCCTGCAAAGAATCCAGCACCTTAGCGACTCTTCCCATGTATATATCTCCTATTCGGCCCTCTTTTCCTTCCGAAACCTCAAGCCTGTAGACAGTGTCGTCAAAAATAACGGCAGCCCTTTTAATGCGTCCTATCGTATTGAATACAATTGCATTCACTGCATAGCCACCTCAGAAATTGTCTTCTCAAAAGATAGCGGCCCATCATCTGTACTTGCAAAAATATCAATCCTCAAAACATTAGCCTCATTTGAATTAATTTCTTCGCCAAGCTTCTCCCCCAACCCCTTCAAAAGGAAAATGGGATTAAGATTGCCTCGGCTTCCCGCACTAAGAAGTACCTTTAAAGTGATTGCATTGCCTTCGCCTTTTATTATTTCAAATCCGTGTATATCGTCTTTCAGATTGTTTTCAACTATTTTTCCAGACTTGGTTTGTTTTATTGCTAATATGGATTCCAAGCTTAGGAGCTTTTCAAGCCTGCCGACCAGCTCCTTTTGAATTGAAAAATCAATTTGAAATTCGGAATAGTCCACTTTGCTCATAAGTGATTTTGCCTTTGGCTCCACATACCCGCCGGCAATAATCCTAAGCCCTTCCGGAAGCGTTTCATTCATGGCGATAATGAATTTGTGCATTTCAACGATTTCCGTCACTTCAACATCCATATATTCCCCGGTGCTTGAAAAACCAACCGATGAAGGCAGCGCAAAGCTCATTTTAGGATGGGGATTGAATCCCTCAGTATATTTAAGCGGAACCCCACTTCTTCTGAATGCACGTTCAAAAACCTTGATTATCTCAAGATGCCCCAGGTATTTGACCCTGCCTTTTTTTTCATATCTCGCTCTTATTCTATACATCGCACGTACCTCTATAATTCTTTGAAATTCCGCAATTGCTGCATCCCTGCCTGCAATCCTCCGTCAATTCGCCAATTTTTGCTTTTTCGTTTTCACTTG from Peptostreptococcaceae bacterium includes these protein-coding regions:
- a CDS encoding DUF2344 domain-containing protein — encoded protein: MYRIRARYEKKGRVKYLGHLEIIKVFERAFRRSGVPLKYTEGFNPHPKMSFALPSSVGFSSTGEYMDVEVTEIVEMHKFIIAMNETLPEGLRIIAGGYVEPKAKSLMSKVDYSEFQIDFSIQKELVGRLEKLLSLESILAIKQTKSGKIVENNLKDDIHGFEIIKGEGNAITLKVLLSAGSRGNLNPIFLLKGLGEKLGEEINSNEANVLRIDIFASTDDGPLSFEKTISEVAMQ